GTGAGCCAGAACTCATCTTCTTTGCTCGAAACCTGGCGTCGGGTTGTTGCAGATATCACAACTTTGAGCCAGCAACCGGACAGTGGATTCGATCCACTGACGCCAACTCAGCGTGCTTATTTAAACCTGACTAAGCCGATTGCCATTGTGGATGGATACGCCGTGCTATCCACACCCAATGCGATGGCAAAAAAGGTCATTGAGCAGGACTTGGGCGAAGCATTAACCCGAGTGTTGTCGTTGACAATGGGGCGTTCTTTCAGCCTGGCTGTCAGTGTCGAGCCAGAGCAAGAAGCACCAGAAACCCCAGCTCAACAGGAGTTTAAGTATCAGCCAGATACTCAAACCATGCCGGAGCCAACACCTACTAAAGGGCCACAACAATTTGAAGTTGGTGGGAAAGGGGGAACGTCGATAAGCGATGGCTGGGAACGCACCCACACCGCCCCCGCCCCAGAACCGGCCCCAGTACCGGTGCCCGAACCTGTTCCGGAATTGCAAACTCCGCAGCGCATTCCGCGTGAAACCCCTGCTCACAACCCTAATCGGGAAGTGTCCCTCAATCCTAAGTACACCTTTGAAAGCTTTGTGATCGGACCGTTCAACCGGTTTGCCAATGCTGCGGCGGTCGCGGTCGCAGAAAGCCCAGCGAAAGCTTTCAACCCACTGTTTATTTCCGGTGGTTCTGGTTTGGGTAAGACGCACTTGCTGCATGCCGTGGGAAATTATGCCCAAGAATTGCAGCCTGGCCTGCGGATTAAATATGTCTCGAGTGAGGAATTCACCAATGACTACATCAACTCCGTGCGTGATGACAGGCAAGAAACCTTCAAAAGGCGTTACCGCAATCTAGATATCTTGATGGTCGATGACATCCAGTTCCTTGCTGGTAAAGAAGGAACCCAGGAAGAGTTTTTCCATACTTTTAATGCATTGCACCAGGCGGATAAGCAAATTATTTTGTCTTCGGACCGTCCACCCAAGCAGCTGACCACGCTTGAAGATCGTTTGCGTACTCGATTTGAAGGTGGCCTGATCACCGATATTCAGCCACCTGACCTGGAAACTCGCATTGCGATTTTGATGAAGAAGGCACAAACCGACGGCACGCACGTGGATCGGGAAGTCCTTGAACTCATTGCCAGCCGTTTTGAGTCTTCGATCCGCGAGCTTGAGGGCGCACTGATCCGCGTTTCGGCTTATTCTTCGTTGATTAATCAGCCAATTGATAAAGAAATGGCCATCGTTGCGTTGCGCGATATCCTCCCAGAACCTGAGGATATGGAAATCACTGCGCCGGTGATCATGGAAGTTACTGCAGATTATTTTGAAATTTCCGTAGATACACTGCGTGGAGCAGGAAAAACACGTGCAGTAGCGCATGCCAGGCAGTTGGCCATGTATTTGTGCCGTGAGCTAACCGATATGTCTTTGCCCAAGATCGGTGATGTTTTTGGTGGAAAAGACCACACGACTGTGATGTATGCAGATCGTAAGATCCGCCAGGAAATGACAGAAAAACGCGATACTTACGATGAGATTCAGCAACTGACTCAGCTGATCAAATCGCGCGGACGGAACTAGACACCGACTCAAATTACAAGTTTTCCTCTAAAAGGCCCATCTTCGGATGGGTCTTTTTGTAATTCGCCAATTTTCAAGCATTGTGCAGGTGTTTTCCGTGGGAATCTGCAAAAAGCCCAGCTCAAAAAGTTATCCACAGGGTTATTCACAACAGTGTAATTACAAACTTGTAATTCCGTGAGCTTGCTCACTTTAAAATCCGAAATACACCACCAAACCACTTGTGTATAACTTCCTAAAAATTGGGGATAAGCTGGGGATACATCTGCACAGACTGGGGATAAAACACCCACCTCAAAATCTATCCACAGATAGCAAAAGTTATCCACAATCAATTCACACCCCAGTTCACACCGCGGAATTTGGCAGCTACCTTGTAAAACAACGGTCTATCCACAGTTTGAACAGGACTTACTGTTACTACCAATCTTTTAACTAGAAATTAACTACAAGAAAGAGGGGTTGGGGAGAAACTCTCGGGGATAAGGTTCTGGTGCCTAAACAACTAGGTTGGATGCTTCGAAGAAATTGAAATTACAAATTCCAGATCTGCAGGGATCACAGGTAGGTTGGGTTTGTGTAATTCGGAAAAGGTCTTAACCGAACGGGAACTTCCTCGAGAAGTTTTACCTATTGGTGGATGTCCGGATTTAGTTAAACGATGAACTATATTTGTTGGATCTATTTTCCCAAGGAGCTTTAAACAGCATGGAGTCACAAAATGTGTCCTTCCGTGTGGCCAGGGAAGACCTGGTTACCGCGGTAGCCTGGGTCGCTCGCAACCTGCCCACAAAACCGACTCAGCCGGTGCTTCGAGCCATGCTGATCACTGCCGATGATGAAGGCTTAGAGCTAGCAGGCTACGACTACGACGTGTCCACGCGTGTTCGCTTATCAGCTGAAGTTTCACAACCAGGACGCATCGCTGT
Above is a genomic segment from Corynebacterium suranareeae containing:
- the dnaA gene encoding chromosomal replication initiator protein DnaA: VSQNSSSLLETWRRVVADITTLSQQPDSGFDPLTPTQRAYLNLTKPIAIVDGYAVLSTPNAMAKKVIEQDLGEALTRVLSLTMGRSFSLAVSVEPEQEAPETPAQQEFKYQPDTQTMPEPTPTKGPQQFEVGGKGGTSISDGWERTHTAPAPEPAPVPVPEPVPELQTPQRIPRETPAHNPNREVSLNPKYTFESFVIGPFNRFANAAAVAVAESPAKAFNPLFISGGSGLGKTHLLHAVGNYAQELQPGLRIKYVSSEEFTNDYINSVRDDRQETFKRRYRNLDILMVDDIQFLAGKEGTQEEFFHTFNALHQADKQIILSSDRPPKQLTTLEDRLRTRFEGGLITDIQPPDLETRIAILMKKAQTDGTHVDREVLELIASRFESSIRELEGALIRVSAYSSLINQPIDKEMAIVALRDILPEPEDMEITAPVIMEVTADYFEISVDTLRGAGKTRAVAHARQLAMYLCRELTDMSLPKIGDVFGGKDHTTVMYADRKIRQEMTEKRDTYDEIQQLTQLIKSRGRN